In one window of Kitasatospora sp. MMS16-BH015 DNA:
- a CDS encoding sialidase family protein, with amino-acid sequence MLASRVRIRSLSVVFGAACAALGLWVGAAQAAPGAGYVVSTPTELSAACAGQNAETIQAVDPAVNGVYEAWIGCKGIGFARSLDGGGSFGAPVTLPGSVGQKGARSWDPAVTVAPDGKVYAAFMVSRAGQTYPVVDVSTDHGATFGVAGSITPPDGNNWGDRDFIAVGPDGTLYLTWDYGPSAAAVTFLCAPNGSCAFATGDVNAVLQKSTDGGRTWSAMSHVSPGYPDSGGDSAPVLVEPDGSIDVLYQGHTVTDVPTDNLTVARTYATRSTDGGASWSPPVAVGAGAGTMDNGEWWIDGSEALGPDGTLYATWDTQGASSDTGWLSYSRDHGASWSAPAQVTPDSSNAPHIMQVVAGPAGLAYVGWLSGADPRGYAQELRTFSTTRGWLSGPVQVSQAFGASSVWPGDTFGLSALSPTRLVLAWGSAVAPTAATDEIWAATVGVTLP; translated from the coding sequence GTGCTCGCATCCCGTGTCAGAATCCGGTCCCTGTCGGTGGTGTTCGGTGCGGCCTGTGCCGCGCTCGGCCTGTGGGTCGGGGCGGCGCAGGCCGCACCGGGGGCGGGGTACGTGGTGAGTACGCCGACGGAGTTGTCGGCGGCCTGTGCCGGGCAGAACGCCGAGACCATCCAGGCGGTGGATCCGGCGGTGAACGGCGTGTACGAGGCGTGGATCGGGTGCAAGGGCATCGGGTTCGCGCGGTCGCTGGACGGCGGGGGGAGCTTCGGGGCGCCGGTGACGCTGCCGGGGAGCGTGGGGCAGAAGGGGGCGCGGTCCTGGGATCCGGCGGTCACGGTGGCACCGGACGGGAAGGTGTACGCGGCGTTCATGGTCAGCCGGGCCGGTCAGACGTACCCGGTGGTCGATGTCAGCACCGATCACGGTGCGACGTTCGGTGTGGCCGGGTCGATCACGCCGCCGGACGGGAACAACTGGGGCGACCGGGACTTCATCGCGGTGGGGCCGGACGGCACGCTCTACCTCACCTGGGACTACGGCCCGAGCGCGGCGGCGGTCACCTTCCTCTGTGCGCCGAACGGGAGTTGTGCCTTCGCCACCGGCGATGTCAACGCGGTGCTGCAGAAGTCCACCGACGGGGGCCGGACTTGGAGCGCGATGTCGCACGTCAGCCCCGGGTACCCGGACAGCGGCGGGGACAGTGCGCCAGTGCTGGTCGAGCCGGACGGCTCGATCGACGTGCTGTACCAGGGGCACACCGTCACCGACGTGCCGACCGACAACCTGACCGTGGCGCGGACCTACGCGACCCGTTCCACGGACGGCGGGGCGAGTTGGTCGCCGCCGGTGGCGGTCGGGGCCGGGGCCGGGACGATGGACAACGGCGAGTGGTGGATCGACGGCAGCGAGGCGCTCGGCCCGGACGGGACGCTGTACGCGACCTGGGACACCCAGGGGGCGAGCAGCGACACCGGCTGGCTCTCCTACTCCCGTGACCACGGGGCGAGTTGGTCCGCTCCGGCTCAGGTCACGCCGGACAGCTCGAACGCGCCGCACATCATGCAGGTGGTGGCCGGCCCGGCCGGGTTGGCCTACGTGGGCTGGCTCTCGGGAGCCGATCCGCGCGGCTACGCGCAGGAGTTGCGCACCTTCTCCACCACCCGCGGCTGGCTCTCGGGCCCGGTGCAGGTCTCACAGGCCTTCGGCGCGAGCTCGGTCTGGCCGGGCGACACCTTCGGCCTGTCCGCCCTCTCGCCGACCCGGCTGGTGCTGGCCTGGGGCAGCGCGGTGGCGCCGACGGCCGCGACCGACGAGATCTGGGCCGCGACCGTGGGCGTGACGCTCCCGTAG
- a CDS encoding helix-turn-helix domain-containing protein gives MPTGCLNGEHEHHDVYAALCPCRPLLDLLANKWSALAIGALEEGPQRFGELQRRLQGVSPKVLTQTLRRLEEAGLLDRTVYPAVPLHVEYALTPLGESAAVPLNALRSWVELNLDGAVRAG, from the coding sequence ATGCCGACCGGCTGCCTGAACGGAGAGCACGAGCACCACGACGTCTACGCGGCGCTCTGCCCGTGCCGACCACTGCTCGACCTGCTGGCGAACAAGTGGTCGGCGCTGGCGATCGGGGCGCTGGAGGAGGGGCCGCAGCGGTTCGGCGAGCTCCAGCGCCGCCTGCAGGGGGTCAGTCCGAAGGTGCTCACCCAGACGCTGCGACGGCTGGAGGAGGCCGGGCTGCTGGACCGGACGGTCTACCCGGCGGTGCCGCTGCACGTCGAGTATGCGCTGACCCCGCTGGGGGAGAGTGCCGCCGTGCCGCTGAACGCGCTGCGCAGCTGGGTGGAGCTCAATCTCGACGGGGCGGTGCGGGCGGGGTGA
- a CDS encoding MMPL family transporter — protein MFTTLGRWCADRPRRTLVAWLFLLALALTAVVSYGRVTSEQVSLPGSDSQAAKAIGDAAFADSASGRQPFVLHTPPTAPRLDAAAQRTAVEQSAQALAKVPHVTKVTDSLYAPGSSTLSADGHTGYLSLDLDVSARDLTSATTSALRSAAAPATAAGIEVTPGGALATAADRKPTEYSELVGLAAALVVLTVAFRRFSAALLPLLTGGMGLGITLPVIGLLGHRMDMPSAGATLAAMIGLGVGIDYTLFCLTRFRDLRAAGVPVEEAAVRTTAGSGKAVAFAGSSIVAALAGLCLGRLPLLYALALAPAIAVLVAVALNLTLLPAAFVLLGDRLGTGHPPGSVETATGGWAAVARAVVARPWRALLAAFLLLGVLALPATRLTFGQLDASSNATGTAGHTAYTQLAEAFGPGVNGPLLVTDTLPTPATSPTDPRLTALATALRQTTGVTSVGPAQLATDARQVRWQVIPATAPADPATADLVHRLRSTTLPTAATGQAHVGGVTAAQTDLNDRIAARMPLIVAAVLAVAALLLLLAFRAPLVAAKAALLNLLAVGASYGVLTAVFQLGHGARLIGLHGAVPVPGYVPLLMFAVLFGLSMDYEVFLLSAIREHYLRHRDNRAAVVTGLGSTGRIITSAALIMVSVFLSYLLNTDPVVKMFGIGLACAVLLDATVVRGILVPASMALLGRANWWLPAWLDRLLPHLDIEGDTPTPEAAPDLTPPAPPRRD, from the coding sequence ATGTTCACCACCCTGGGGCGCTGGTGCGCCGACAGACCCAGGCGCACCCTCGTGGCCTGGCTCTTCCTGCTCGCCCTCGCCCTGACCGCCGTGGTGAGCTACGGCCGGGTCACCAGCGAGCAGGTCTCCCTGCCCGGCAGCGACAGCCAGGCCGCCAAGGCGATCGGCGACGCCGCCTTCGCCGACTCCGCCTCCGGCCGCCAGCCGTTCGTCCTGCACACCCCGCCCACCGCACCGCGCCTGGATGCCGCCGCACAGCGGACGGCGGTCGAGCAGAGCGCCCAGGCCCTGGCGAAGGTGCCGCACGTCACCAAGGTCACTGACTCCCTCTACGCACCGGGCAGTTCGACCCTCAGCGCCGACGGCCACACCGGCTACCTCTCGCTCGACCTCGACGTCTCGGCCCGCGACCTGACCTCGGCCACCACCTCCGCCCTGCGCTCCGCCGCCGCCCCGGCCACCGCCGCCGGGATCGAGGTCACTCCCGGCGGCGCCCTCGCCACGGCAGCCGACCGCAAGCCCACCGAGTACAGCGAACTGGTCGGCCTGGCCGCCGCGTTGGTGGTGCTGACCGTGGCCTTCCGCCGCTTCAGCGCGGCCCTGCTGCCGCTGCTCACCGGCGGCATGGGCCTCGGCATCACGCTCCCGGTGATCGGCCTGCTCGGCCACCGGATGGACATGCCCTCCGCCGGGGCCACCCTGGCCGCGATGATCGGGCTCGGCGTCGGCATCGACTACACGCTCTTCTGCCTGACCCGCTTCCGCGACCTGCGCGCGGCTGGTGTCCCGGTCGAGGAGGCCGCCGTCCGCACCACCGCCGGCTCCGGCAAGGCCGTCGCCTTCGCGGGCAGCTCGATCGTCGCGGCCCTGGCAGGGCTCTGCCTGGGCCGGCTCCCGCTGCTGTACGCGCTCGCGCTGGCCCCGGCCATTGCCGTCCTGGTCGCCGTCGCGCTCAACCTCACCCTGCTGCCTGCCGCGTTCGTCCTGCTCGGCGACCGCCTCGGCACCGGCCACCCGCCCGGCTCCGTCGAGACCGCCACCGGCGGCTGGGCCGCCGTCGCCCGCGCCGTGGTGGCCCGCCCCTGGCGCGCCCTGCTCGCCGCCTTCCTCCTGCTCGGGGTGCTCGCCCTCCCCGCCACCCGGCTCACCTTCGGCCAACTCGACGCCAGCTCGAACGCCACCGGCACCGCCGGCCACACCGCCTACACCCAGCTGGCCGAGGCCTTCGGCCCGGGCGTCAACGGCCCGCTCCTGGTCACCGACACCCTCCCCACCCCGGCCACCAGCCCCACCGACCCACGGCTGACCGCCCTCGCCACCGCGCTACGCCAGACCACCGGCGTCACCTCCGTCGGCCCGGCCCAACTCGCCACCGACGCACGGCAGGTGCGCTGGCAGGTGATCCCCGCCACGGCTCCGGCCGATCCGGCCACCGCCGACCTGGTCCACCGGCTGCGCAGCACCACCCTGCCCACCGCCGCCACCGGCCAGGCCCACGTGGGCGGGGTCACCGCCGCGCAGACCGACCTCAACGACCGGATCGCGGCCCGGATGCCGCTGATCGTCGCCGCCGTACTGGCCGTGGCGGCCCTGCTCCTGCTGCTCGCCTTCCGCGCCCCGCTGGTCGCGGCCAAGGCCGCCCTGCTCAACCTCCTCGCGGTCGGCGCCTCCTACGGCGTCCTCACCGCCGTCTTCCAACTCGGCCACGGCGCCCGGCTGATCGGCCTGCACGGCGCCGTACCGGTGCCCGGCTACGTCCCGCTGCTGATGTTCGCGGTGCTGTTCGGCCTCTCGATGGACTACGAGGTCTTCCTGCTCAGCGCGATCCGCGAGCACTACCTGCGCCACCGCGACAACCGCGCCGCCGTGGTCACCGGCCTCGGCTCCACCGGACGGATCATCACCTCGGCCGCCCTCATCATGGTGAGCGTCTTCCTCAGCTACCTGCTGAACACCGATCCGGTGGTCAAGATGTTCGGCATCGGCCTGGCTTGCGCCGTCCTGCTGGACGCCACCGTGGTGCGCGGCATCCTCGTCCCGGCCTCGATGGCCCTGCTCGGCCGGGCCAACTGGTGGCTCCCCGCCTGGCTCGACCGCCTCCTCCCCCACCTGGACATCGAGGGCGACACCCCCACGCCGGAAGCAGCCCCGGACCTCACCCCGCCCGCACCGCCCCGTCGAGATTGA
- a CDS encoding TetR/AcrR family transcriptional regulator, which yields MRVEEDAMGGGEERERMVDGRAARGQQTRERITDAVLALLEEGETKFAAERIAERAGVSRRSVFHHFEDLAQLADAAIARRFEQLSAQVRPLPTEGPREERVAALCEQRARVLEWITPTRLAVAHLDDPSERIRQLVDEMLVFAKQRVAEVLAIELDRLPGQRRTDLLNGLDAVTTWSTWQHWRTTGLDPEQARQTMAVTVHALLSAADRSY from the coding sequence GTGAGAGTCGAGGAGGATGCGATGGGCGGCGGCGAGGAGCGGGAGCGCATGGTGGACGGCCGGGCGGCGCGCGGGCAGCAGACCAGGGAGCGGATCACGGACGCGGTGCTCGCGCTGCTGGAGGAGGGGGAGACCAAGTTCGCGGCGGAACGGATCGCCGAGCGGGCCGGGGTGTCCCGGCGGTCGGTGTTCCACCACTTCGAGGACCTGGCCCAGTTGGCGGACGCGGCCATCGCCCGGCGGTTCGAGCAACTCAGCGCTCAGGTAAGGCCGTTGCCGACCGAGGGTCCGCGTGAGGAGCGGGTGGCGGCGCTGTGCGAGCAGCGGGCGCGGGTGCTGGAGTGGATCACCCCGACCCGGCTGGCCGTCGCCCATCTGGACGACCCCTCCGAGCGGATCCGGCAACTCGTGGACGAGATGCTGGTGTTCGCCAAGCAGCGGGTGGCCGAGGTGCTCGCGATCGAGCTCGACCGGCTGCCAGGGCAGCGCCGCACCGATCTGCTCAACGGTCTCGACGCGGTGACGACGTGGAGCACCTGGCAGCACTGGCGGACCACCGGGCTCGACCCCGAGCAGGCCCGGCAGACCATGGCCGTCACGGTGCACGCGCTGTTGAGTGCGGCGGACCGGTCGTACTGA
- a CDS encoding LysR family transcriptional regulator, with amino-acid sequence MGTTARNTDLNLLHALDVLLDECSVTAAADRLELSAPAMSRTLARIRTAFCDPILVRSGRAMVPTPRALAVHAEVKALLDRSRALFAEGGAVDTARLTQTFTVVASDLLSLTLATRLLPRLRESAPGVTVVLLSEGRHQDDRVLREGRADLEVRVIADPAPETRVELLLVDEMVIVVRSGHPLTAGPLTPAALAGALHVTTSRRGRLRGPLDDALAAVGLHRRVVTALPTFGSALHLVADSDLVGLAPAHTGLPLITTLGLAALPSPLPLPPIEISMGWHPRHDSDPAQLWFREQVRTALRDHT; translated from the coding sequence GTGGGCACGACGGCCCGGAACACCGATCTGAATCTGTTGCACGCGCTCGACGTGCTGCTCGACGAATGCTCGGTCACGGCCGCCGCCGACCGGCTCGAGCTCTCCGCCCCGGCGATGAGCCGCACGCTGGCCCGGATCCGCACCGCCTTCTGTGACCCGATCCTGGTCCGCTCCGGCCGGGCGATGGTGCCGACCCCGCGCGCGCTGGCCGTGCACGCCGAGGTCAAGGCCCTGCTCGACCGCTCGCGCGCGCTCTTCGCCGAGGGCGGGGCGGTGGACACCGCGCGGCTGACCCAGACCTTCACCGTGGTCGCCAGCGACCTGCTCTCGCTCACCCTGGCCACCCGGCTGCTGCCTCGGCTCCGCGAGTCGGCGCCCGGGGTGACCGTGGTGCTGCTCTCCGAGGGGCGCCACCAGGACGACCGGGTGCTGCGCGAGGGGCGGGCCGATCTGGAGGTCCGGGTGATCGCCGACCCCGCGCCGGAGACCCGGGTCGAGCTGCTCCTGGTGGACGAGATGGTGATCGTGGTCCGGTCCGGCCACCCGCTGACCGCCGGCCCGCTCACCCCGGCCGCGCTGGCCGGTGCCCTGCACGTGACCACCTCCCGGCGCGGCCGGCTGCGCGGCCCGCTGGACGACGCGCTGGCCGCCGTCGGTCTGCACCGCCGGGTGGTCACGGCCCTGCCCACCTTCGGCTCGGCGCTCCACCTGGTGGCCGACTCGGACCTGGTCGGGCTGGCCCCGGCCCACACCGGCCTGCCGCTGATCACCACCCTCGGCCTGGCTGCCCTGCCGTCACCACTGCCGCTGCCGCCGATCGAGATCTCGATGGGCTGGCACCCCCGGCACGACAGCGACCCGGCCCAGCTCTGGTTCCGCGAGCAGGTCCGCACGGCCCTGCGGGACCACACCTAA
- a CDS encoding DUF4132 domain-containing protein translates to MTAEGGSAGTVAAEVVSAVAGLAEVLDAGRLHEVCWWLCRVDEAIAGDWSVPSVVAVRERVVGLDPRARAEVVGSCVGGILMVWRPGLETDKAQRERVMLTRLASMVSQGYPNGATREFHEDWLHLVGRQWGLMELERTEELLRAELAAGRPLDGAVIAALRRTVFAIRPHHHPVIEFAAQFAEPLLSPGEAWADQALGDLAADTDGSWAELVRHAFEAKSAKPTARWEKTGLALLDAVGPDQARERITGWLALVGRPRTLDLVAEPSEDGLLQFDPYNLDALRGLALLLGLLPAHPESARVLGRLVVSALRKAPGLGPRAPKVANAAVYALARLDGTAGLAQLALLSSRVRYKGTLKELEKALQARAAALGVGPEELEELAVPDYGLTEVGACVREFGAARVELLVEGLRVRQGWQNEAGRAVKAVPASVRREHAVELKEFKEAVGDIERMLAACAERLERAYLARRGWRYAAWRERYLDHPLVGTLARRLIWTVGGVDCRWSEGALRTADGTELAPADGDSVELWHPVGAAETAVAGWREALAREQIEQPFPQAHRHVFQVAAEDVAGCDRFAGRVLSQRRFRAVAEGRGWQSPLQLLVDNSFGAPRRALPAWGLRAEYWVIGTDADWGEPFERLTTGEVRFYPLDAPENLSQAPGGAYGPIHRPGLTLVDPVPPAEVPPLVLSEILRDVSLFVSRAESD, encoded by the coding sequence ATGACGGCGGAGGGCGGTTCGGCGGGCACCGTGGCGGCGGAAGTCGTGTCGGCGGTCGCCGGGTTGGCCGAGGTGCTGGACGCCGGGCGGCTGCATGAGGTCTGCTGGTGGCTCTGCCGGGTGGACGAGGCCATCGCGGGTGACTGGTCTGTCCCGAGTGTGGTGGCCGTGCGGGAGCGGGTGGTCGGCCTGGACCCGCGGGCGCGGGCCGAGGTGGTTGGCTCCTGTGTGGGCGGGATCCTGATGGTCTGGCGGCCCGGGTTGGAGACCGACAAGGCCCAGCGGGAGCGGGTGATGCTGACCCGGTTGGCCTCGATGGTCTCGCAGGGCTACCCGAACGGCGCCACCCGGGAGTTTCACGAGGACTGGCTGCACCTGGTCGGGCGGCAGTGGGGCCTGATGGAGCTGGAGCGGACCGAGGAACTGCTCCGGGCCGAGCTGGCGGCCGGGCGCCCGCTGGACGGTGCCGTGATCGCCGCGCTGCGGCGGACGGTCTTCGCGATCCGGCCGCACCACCACCCGGTGATCGAGTTCGCCGCGCAGTTCGCCGAACCGCTGCTCAGCCCGGGCGAGGCCTGGGCGGACCAGGCGCTGGGCGACCTCGCGGCCGACACCGACGGCTCGTGGGCGGAGCTAGTGCGGCACGCCTTCGAGGCCAAGTCGGCCAAGCCCACGGCTCGTTGGGAGAAGACCGGGCTGGCGCTGCTCGACGCGGTCGGCCCCGACCAGGCGCGGGAGCGGATCACCGGCTGGCTGGCCCTGGTCGGACGGCCGCGCACGCTCGACCTGGTGGCCGAGCCGTCCGAGGACGGGTTGCTCCAGTTCGACCCGTACAACCTGGACGCGTTGCGCGGGCTCGCCCTGCTGCTCGGGCTGCTCCCAGCCCACCCGGAGAGCGCCCGGGTGCTCGGCCGGCTGGTGGTCAGCGCCCTGCGCAAGGCGCCCGGCCTGGGCCCCCGGGCGCCCAAGGTCGCCAACGCCGCGGTGTACGCGCTCGCCCGGCTCGACGGCACGGCGGGCCTCGCCCAACTCGCCCTGCTCAGCAGCCGGGTCCGGTACAAGGGCACCCTCAAGGAGTTGGAGAAGGCGCTCCAGGCGCGGGCCGCCGCACTCGGGGTCGGCCCGGAGGAGCTCGAGGAACTCGCGGTGCCCGACTACGGGTTGACCGAGGTCGGCGCCTGCGTCCGGGAGTTCGGCGCGGCCCGGGTGGAGCTGCTGGTCGAGGGCCTGCGGGTGCGGCAGGGCTGGCAGAACGAGGCCGGGCGGGCAGTGAAGGCGGTGCCCGCCTCGGTACGGCGCGAACACGCCGTCGAGCTCAAGGAGTTCAAGGAGGCGGTGGGCGACATCGAGCGGATGCTTGCCGCCTGCGCCGAGCGGCTGGAGCGGGCCTACCTCGCCCGGCGCGGCTGGCGCTACGCCGCCTGGCGGGAGCGGTACCTGGACCACCCGCTGGTCGGCACGCTGGCCCGGCGGCTGATCTGGACCGTGGGCGGTGTCGACTGCCGCTGGTCCGAGGGCGCGCTGCGGACGGCGGACGGCACCGAACTCGCCCCGGCGGACGGTGACTCGGTGGAGCTCTGGCACCCGGTGGGCGCTGCGGAGACCGCAGTGGCCGGCTGGCGGGAGGCGCTGGCGCGGGAGCAGATCGAGCAGCCGTTCCCGCAGGCCCATCGCCACGTCTTCCAGGTCGCCGCCGAGGACGTGGCGGGCTGCGACCGGTTCGCCGGTCGAGTGCTCAGCCAGCGCCGGTTCCGCGCGGTGGCGGAGGGGCGGGGCTGGCAGAGTCCGCTCCAACTGCTGGTCGACAACTCCTTCGGCGCCCCACGACGCGCCCTGCCCGCGTGGGGCCTGCGCGCCGAGTACTGGGTGATCGGCACCGACGCCGACTGGGGCGAGCCCTTCGAGCGCCTGACCACCGGCGAGGTCCGGTTCTACCCCCTGGACGCCCCGGAGAACCTCAGCCAGGCACCCGGCGGCGCGTACGGCCCGATCCACCGACCCGGCCTGACCCTCGTCGACCCGGTGCCGCCGGCGGAGGTGCCACCGCTGGTACTGAGCGAAATCCTGCGCGACGTTTCCCTGTTCGTCAGCCGGGCCGAGAGCGACTGA
- a CDS encoding NADP-dependent oxidoreductase — protein sequence MSAETMRAVVQDAFGGPEQLRTARVAKPEPLPTEVLVRVHAAGVNPVDWKTRAGSGMAGMMGEPPFTLGWDVSGVVEAVGFGVTTLRPGDEVYGMPWFPRPANAYAEYVTAPARQFARKPATLDHVHAAAVPLAALTAWQALVDTARLRPGQRVLVNAAAGGVGHFAVQFARELGAHVVAVASARHHSWLKELGAEETIDYTTTRFEQATAPVDTVLDLLGDEYDRTSTRALQALYPGGLLIAVPAGVSPELALAAEQAAVRVTPFLVEPEGVALTRIAELIDTGRVTVEVERTFPLDQAARAHAQGETGRTRGKLVLTCD from the coding sequence ATGTCGGCAGAGACGATGCGCGCGGTGGTCCAGGACGCCTTCGGCGGCCCCGAGCAGCTCCGGACGGCCCGGGTGGCCAAGCCGGAGCCCCTGCCCACCGAGGTGCTGGTCCGGGTGCACGCGGCCGGGGTCAACCCGGTGGACTGGAAGACCCGGGCCGGCTCCGGCATGGCCGGGATGATGGGCGAACCGCCGTTCACCCTCGGCTGGGACGTCTCCGGCGTGGTGGAGGCGGTCGGCTTCGGCGTGACCACCCTGCGGCCCGGCGACGAGGTCTACGGCATGCCCTGGTTCCCGCGCCCGGCGAACGCCTACGCCGAGTACGTCACCGCTCCGGCCCGCCAGTTCGCCCGCAAGCCCGCCACCCTGGACCACGTGCACGCCGCCGCCGTCCCGCTCGCGGCGCTGACCGCCTGGCAGGCCCTGGTCGACACCGCCCGGCTCCGGCCCGGACAGCGGGTGCTGGTCAACGCGGCGGCGGGCGGAGTCGGCCACTTCGCCGTCCAGTTCGCCCGCGAGCTCGGTGCCCACGTGGTCGCGGTCGCCAGTGCCCGCCACCACAGCTGGCTCAAGGAACTCGGCGCCGAGGAGACCATCGACTACACCACCACCCGCTTCGAGCAGGCCACCGCCCCGGTCGACACCGTGCTCGACCTGCTCGGCGACGAGTACGACCGCACCAGCACCCGCGCCCTCCAAGCCCTTTACCCCGGCGGCCTGTTGATCGCCGTCCCGGCCGGCGTCTCCCCCGAGCTCGCCCTGGCCGCCGAACAGGCCGCCGTCCGGGTCACCCCCTTCCTGGTCGAGCCCGAGGGCGTGGCCCTGACCCGGATCGCCGAGCTGATCGACACCGGCCGAGTCACCGTCGAGGTCGAACGCACCTTCCCGCTCGACCAGGCCGCCCGGGCCCACGCCCAAGGCGAGACCGGCCGTACCCGCGGCAAGCTGGTCCTCACCTGCGACTGA
- a CDS encoding MFS transporter, which produces MEAKQLSDRSTRTETTSAPPGHPRGRETLVLMSLCAGTLQAMAAAMNLAVPSIARSSLHPSPTALVWIVDAYLIAFACLLIPGGALADRFGRKGLLLAGLGLFTGGSLLAASAHTVPLLIAGRLVAGAGAAFALPVTLGLPMLLLAPARRPQAVATWTASLAVGGILGNVVGGLVLELLPWQGLFLVFGAAGAVLLLVAAARAPRTPRRAVPLDAPGSILLAAVIVALLNGLIEGRERGWTSGWVLGSFGAAVAIAVVYVLVALRRRHPLLDPRVFMLRAVRAGTVGVTVAFAGAFAMFYVNAQYLTVAHGFSLAQAGSAIAPIAVAMTLASRSSTALVRRWGAKRVVALGFGAQTAGLAAFSLVGADTPYPLYILCPALALAGVGLALPSLSGGIMTALPADRAGMGSGLNGAAREVGSALGVAAMGTALGAKAAGSGASAVALSSAMDSGFRAVAVVVALAAVLVVRWID; this is translated from the coding sequence GTGGAAGCCAAGCAGTTGTCGGATCGAAGCACCCGTACCGAGACCACGTCGGCGCCACCGGGCCACCCGCGCGGCCGGGAGACCCTGGTCCTGATGTCGCTCTGCGCGGGCACCCTCCAGGCGATGGCGGCGGCGATGAACCTCGCCGTCCCCTCGATCGCCCGCAGTTCCCTGCACCCGAGCCCGACCGCGCTGGTCTGGATCGTGGACGCCTACCTGATCGCCTTCGCCTGCCTGCTGATCCCGGGCGGTGCCTTGGCCGACCGGTTCGGCCGCAAGGGCCTGCTGCTGGCAGGGCTCGGCCTCTTCACCGGCGGCAGCCTGCTGGCCGCCTCGGCGCACACCGTGCCGCTACTGATCGCCGGCCGGCTGGTGGCCGGGGCCGGCGCCGCCTTCGCGCTGCCGGTCACCCTCGGCCTGCCGATGCTGCTGCTGGCCCCCGCCCGCCGCCCGCAGGCGGTCGCCACCTGGACGGCCTCGCTCGCGGTGGGCGGCATCCTGGGCAACGTGGTCGGCGGCCTCGTCCTCGAACTCCTGCCCTGGCAGGGCCTGTTCCTGGTCTTCGGCGCGGCTGGAGCCGTGCTGCTGCTGGTCGCGGCGGCCCGTGCGCCACGGACGCCCAGGCGCGCGGTGCCGCTGGACGCCCCCGGCTCCATCCTGCTGGCCGCCGTGATCGTCGCGCTGCTCAACGGACTGATCGAGGGCCGCGAGCGCGGCTGGACCTCCGGCTGGGTGCTCGGCTCCTTCGGCGCGGCCGTGGCCATCGCGGTGGTGTACGTGCTGGTGGCGCTGCGCCGCCGCCACCCGCTGCTCGACCCGCGGGTCTTCATGCTGCGCGCCGTCCGGGCCGGCACGGTCGGCGTCACGGTGGCCTTCGCCGGAGCGTTCGCCATGTTCTACGTCAACGCGCAGTACCTGACCGTGGCCCACGGCTTCTCGTTGGCACAGGCCGGCAGCGCGATCGCGCCGATCGCCGTCGCGATGACGCTGGCCTCCCGCTCCTCCACCGCGCTGGTGCGCCGCTGGGGCGCCAAGCGGGTGGTGGCCCTCGGCTTCGGCGCGCAGACCGCCGGGCTCGCGGCCTTCTCGCTGGTCGGCGCGGACACCCCGTACCCGCTCTACATCCTCTGCCCCGCCCTGGCCCTCGCCGGTGTCGGCCTCGCGCTGCCCTCGCTCTCCGGCGGCATCATGACCGCACTGCCGGCCGACCGGGCCGGCATGGGCTCCGGCCTCAACGGTGCGGCCCGCGAGGTGGGCAGCGCGCTCGGTGTCGCGGCCATGGGGACGGCGCTGGGCGCGAAGGCGGCGGGCAGCGGGGCCTCGGCGGTCGCGCTGAGCTCGGCGATGGACTCCGGGTTCCGGGCGGTGGCGGTGGTGGTGGCGCTGGCGGCGGTGCTGGTGGTGCGCTGGATCGACTGA